In the Tamandua tetradactyla isolate mTamTet1 chromosome 8, mTamTet1.pri, whole genome shotgun sequence genome, AATGCACTCTACACCCCTCTCTGCGTGCATTAAGCACCCATCCTCACCTCGCATGCTGTGGTCACAAACTATCCAccaacacccacccacccacacagcACCAGCCACGTCTGTCTTGTCCCTGATGGATCCCCTACTCGTGGCAGAGGTGACTGTCCCATAGGAGgtgttcaataattatttgttctctcttcctggaatgctctttcccaGCTGTCCACAAGCTAGGTCTCAACTCTCATTTAactctttgctcaaatgtcaacTTCTCAGCCCTGTTTGATACTGCACAGGCCCTGCCCTGGCACCTTGATCATGCTCACTCTGCTttgcttttaatgtttttgtGCAGCATGTATCACCTTCTAGCATGCTGTATAATTTAGGTATTACTATGTTTATCGTTTGTCTCATCCTCCTAGAATGTCGGCACCACACGGACAAAGAAAGTTGTGTTTTGCTTCCTGCTATAGTCTTAGCACTGGCAGAGAACATGTGCtgaataaaaatttgttgaatgaattaatgaatcgTAGCCTGGATGAGTGGCAGTGGGCAAACACACCCACAGGGCACACGGCATCCTACAGCCCCCACCTTGCACACCAGGTAGGAAGTGTACCTTCTATTTGGTGtcttccttttcactttctcCTCCATGTGGGGTGGCTCAGGTGGACCCCTTTTCTCCAACTCCCAATTCATCTGCCAGACTCCCAAATCCGGAGGCTGGGGACTGTGCCCAGCATGGAAGAGTGGCTGTCTGTGGGGACGCTCTGGGACCCTGGCCCTGAGTCTGGGACCATGTCAAAATCCTGCAGCATCACAGGTCCTCCTGACCTACCCATACCGGATGAGGCCCGGACCCATATCCTTGTGGTGGTCCAGTTTCAGGCTTTCCCTAGGAGTGAGGCTGGCAGAGGACAGAGGACAGCACTCAGAATTGGATCCAGGAACAGGAAGGGAAAGCCTGGGGACAGCGAGGGGACCCGAGACCGGTCCTGCCCCACCTGGCCTGCTTTCATCCTCCACCCCTGTGGCAACCCCTCCCCCAACTCTGGCCAGACATGCAGACTGTGCCAGCCTGGGTGCAGTGCCCACAGCCCTGGCCAGGGCAGGGACAAGGGTGCTTGAAGACTGGGGCAGGTGCAGGCTGGATTTGGTTTCCAGAGGCTATATATAAAGGGCTCCGGGAGCCCTGGGGCCAGCCGCTCCCTGAGGGTGCAACGCTGCTGGGCCCAGCCAGGCCTGCATTCCTTCCCAGAAGCCAGGTGTCCATTTATAGCCCTAGGACAGGGAGCTGAGTGGGGAAGActggaaaggggggagggagaagggggaaATGCAGAGAGCCGTGCCTCCAAAGGAGCCCCTCATTCTGAACCAAGAATTAGGAGAACCAAGGCCCAGAATGGGGTGTGCCCTTGCCCTGTATCACACAGCCCCCCACTCTTGGAGTTCAGCTCAGCCATGAGTTAGGGGGAGAGAGACCACGGGACCCCCCTCCAATGGATCCCTCCGCTCCACTGCAAATGGACTCTCTCAGAACAAGTTCAACGCACTGGCCCCCAAGGGGTGTCCTTTGCTAGCCTCTGCAATATAAGCCtctttccatttccaaacttGGCATCTTTCTTCCCTCACTAACCCCCCCAGTAACCCCACTCTAGGAGTAAAAGACACCAGGTCCCAGGGCAGACACACTTCTCCCTGCTCTTTGGGCAGCAAGATAAGATGACAGTGTTAACAAACCTCTCTCCAAACATGTGGTACAACCAGGAAGGGGAGAAAGGTGAGCATGCCTCCAAGACCTGGAAAGTTCTCTAAAGGTCATGGAATTCAGTGATTTTCAAACGTTCTTCAAGCAGTAAAAGTCTTATGGCAAACAGAAGACTCCACTTGGAAGCCTGACACAAAAATGGCATTTTACCACTatcgtgtgtgtgtgcattttaaaaCAGCTCTTCCTAATTATGGAAGAAATCAAGTTTAATGCCGTCAAAGCAGTTTAGTTTTATAAGCCAAGAGTGATAGATTACCAAAAGTGTTTGGTGagttcaaacatacagcatttaCTTATTGTAAAGTCACCTTGATGACATCCCTGAGGCAGTTTTTATGAACATAAGACAAAAAGCAAGGTTGTAATCACTTCAGTCTCAGCATccaatttatttctgtattttgttttgctGGCTCAGGTTTGAAAAAAATCTAGATTTGCATGGATAAGTAGTTTGCAATGCTCACCTAGAACTCTCAGGGTCTTCTCCAAttaaatgaattcattcattcatccaacaaatatttattgagtgccaggCATTCTGCTGAGGCTTGGACTAGCAGACAGAAATATTTGTTTCAATTTAAATCACTAATATAACAATTATTCACATTTCTTATCATGAATATGTCGACTGAGAAGACTCAAGATTATAATAAGTACCAAATCTCTCTCTAATATATCACATTATTGTGTAGCTGCTGGGAGCACACACCAGGCAGAGAGCCTGAGACTTGCCTGAGGACAGCACGTGTGTCAGAGCTGCCATGTCCAATCGTGTATGTGACTGCccaattttgatgaaatacaaTCATGCTCATtaacaacacatttttaagaaGCTCAAATATATGCATAGAGATTCAAAGGGCCTGATGTcgcccattcattcattcagcatttgtCAAATGCCTCCTATGCGGCAGCTCTTGAGATGGTTTCTGAGAATGCCATGGCAAACAAAGGGTCCCTGCTTTTCTTGGGCTATGACGGGAAGGAACAAGCTGATGCAGAAGATAATTGAAGAGTGGCTgtgctaagaaggaaatgagCAGGGTGATGTGACCCAGAGTAAGGGGGCAGCTGCCGTAGAAAGGATGGTCAGTGATGTCCTAAGGAGGTAACATTCAAGCTGAGGTCTGATATGGGAAAAGCAGTCAGTCTTGGAAAGAGTTGGGATGCAGGTGCAAAAGGTTAGAGCAGCAAGCCCAAGGCTCCGAAGCGGGATCATGCCAGCTTGGTGGCAGAAAGGCAAGGAGTTCAGGCTGATCGGAATGGAGTTATCAGAAGGGAAGTAGTTCCACATGAGGGTGAAGAACCGGGCTGAGGTCAGATCATCCAGGGCCTTTTAGGCCAGCATAAGGAGGtgggattttattctaaatgcaaGGAGAAGCTGTTGGAGAGTTTGAGACACTTACACTTTTATCAGTTTACTGAGGCTGCTTGCAGTGAATGAATTATGCTGGAGAAAGAGCAGAAGTTAGGAGAGCAGTTATGTCAAAAGTGGTGGCAGTTTAGGCCAGGATAGTAATTCTGGGAATGCAGAGATTTGAAAGATGGACTTTCCTGGTACCCAGATCCCCCCCTCCAGAACTCCAGCCTTATAAATCACCCTGCCTATTCTATGTTTCCAGCCTAACGTCTGATATGCATTTCGTATTGTGTCCAAACCTGGACTCTGGATCTACTGCCCCTAAACTTGCTCTTCCCCAACTCCATTCTTCCAGGACTCATCCCTGACTTCTCGCTTGCTCACACTGTGTGCATCCAGTCACGAGTAAATCTTTTTGGCTCCATCTTCACAATATATCTTGAATTCAACCACATTTCACCACCTCCACTGCTGCCCCCCCCCCATCCAAGCTACCATCACCACTCACTTGGGTTGCTGCAATAGCAGCCTAAttggtctccctgcttctgtcCTTGTCCTCCAAAAACTAGCATGCTCCTGTTAGAATGTAAGTCAGATAGTGACATTCTTCTcttctgctcaaactctccagTGAATTTCCATCTTAGAATACAATCGCCTTGCTCCCTCTCTGAACCCATCTCCTACCACACTCCCCCttagcccccctccccccctccagACACAGCAGGCTATCTGCAGTACTTTAAACTTGCCAGGACATggtcctgcctcaggacctttgcacatggcTATTCCCTCTATCTGGTCCCAGATTCTGCCTTTGTCCTCcttcattcaggtctctgctcaagcGCAATCAGCCCAGAAAGGCCTTCcctacctttccatataaatagTCATCGTGATCACCCTTTATCCCTCtaacttactttattttttacttcacaGAACTTATAACACACTGGCATCATAATAATTCCTTGCTCACTTGTTTATTGTCTTTCACCCCACCCTACAATGAAAGTACAGTGAGACTCGGGTCTtggtcttgttcactgctgtattcccagcacctaaatcagtgcctggcacagagcagagtCTCCATAAGTATGTGTTGGGTGAATAAATGAGGGGGATGCAGGGAGGTGGGGACTTCAATGTGGAGAGACTTAAGCACTAACATACGTGTCAGAGAAGCAAAGAAGACAGAACCCCAGGAGAGCCCTCTAGGTTTGGTGGGAAGGGAGGGCCTCCCAGAGCCCAGGGGGGCTAACTAGGGTAGCTTCAAAAGTTAGTGGAAcaagagtgggccatggtggcttagcaggcaggaatgcttgcctgcgatgccagaggacccgggttcaattcctgatgcctgcccatgtgaaaaaaaaaaaaaaaaaaaagttagtggaACAAGAACAAAATCACTCTTGCTTAGACTTCTGGGTTTCCAGGAGGGGAAACCCAGGCAGGAGTGttttatggttttttgttttgttttgtttttggtccATAAGAGATTTCCAGCCTGGAAAAGCCCAAGTGCTGAGAGGAAGATGTAGATTTGGAGACTGAGGAAGAAACTGGAACACCCCTAAATGGAGGGTATGGCTGAGGCTGGTGGTGATAGGTGGTGACCCATGGGTGGCTGCTTCCTTCTTTCGTCCCCAACCATTCCAGTGGGCTCCTTGGAAGAGACAAAGTCAAGACCTCTCAGGAACTGAGCTCTGAGCCTGAATGGGTTCCAGGCTGGCCTTGGTGGGGCAGCCAGTAACCAGCCACCATCTGGTGAGAGAAGCAAACCCTCTTGCTAGCATAGCCCCGCACTTTGGACTGGGTGCTTCTAAGTCCTTCGTCTCTTTATACAGTCTCACTCCTACCACAATCACTCCAAACGAGTGCTACTACCTCCATATTTAAGAAGTGGGGAAATTGAGACTCAGGAACAAGGGTGACTTTCACAAAAATCAGTTAGGAAACCGTGGAATCTGAACTCGAACTTGGGTCCTTGATCTGCAAACTCCACTCTAGTAGCTAGacaggggcggggggggggggggcgggaggaGGGGGGCTCAGGCTGGCCTTTGTGTAAAGCACTTTCCCGGAGTCGCACTGCGTGCGAGACCCGGGCAAATCTCAACAAAAAAGAGTTTCCTTCCCAGCTAAAGACACAGCTTGGCTAAAGCCCGGCCACAGGACTGGACACCGGTTGAGGCCACATGCAGGTTGGCATGGACCGGAGTCCGCCTCCCTCCCTCCGAGCTGAGGCAGATCCCGGATTTGAAGCGACCCGTGCAAAGCTTTAGCAGCGACCCCCTTCCCAACTCCTTTACACAAGCAGCTGAGTTCTTAAGATCCAGCGAAGATGGGCGGGACGCGCGATCCTCCGAGAGACTCTAGGGACAGGAATGACACTGCCGCCGCGTCTTGTTTGTCTCAGCTCGCTCTCTTACACTCTCGAGTTTCGGTGTCTCTCCTTGAGTGCTTCTCTCCCCTGACTCTCATAGCCTTCTGCTTTTTGAGAGTCTCAGCTTCTTTGGGTGTATTTCTCACGGTCTGACAAGCTCTGAGCTTGCCCGTGCCCATTGTCCGTGCGTCTCCAAATCTCTGACTTCTATCCCTGTCCTGCTTCTTGGTCTCTCACAAATCAGGGGACAGTGGGGGCTCAAAGTCAGTTCTTAGGTGAGCGCCCGCGGCCCCCGTTTCCCGTCGACACAGGAGGAGTTGGGTGGCGGAGAAGTTCGGAAAGGGTGCGCTCGGGAGCCAAGTGCAGCCAGCCGCTTTGGGCTGCCAGTTCCCTAGCGAGCCGCCGAAGCGCACGCATTAAAGTGTTGCAGGCAgggcgtggggggtggggtgggcgggaCGCTTGCTCGCCCCTGCGGCCACTCCAGGGACCCCAAGCTCCTCCCTCCCTGTTCCCATTGGCTTCGGGCGCCCCCGCCCCTATCGCGGGTTAGGGATCCCGGGCGCTTAGACTACTGCAGAATAAATAGCCCCGAGCGCCTGGCGCGAAGCGAGGGGTCCCGGAGCCTCAGGGAGCTGCCGTCGCTTTCCTCTCGGGACCTCAGAGCGGGTTGGGAAACAGTAGGGGGGACACTCCCAGCCCGCGTCCGGGGCATCCGAACCAGGGAAAATTCCGGGCGACTCCTGCTGCTTGGGTTGGACACGGCCAGGACGGCGCCACCCCCCGCCGAGACATGGAGCTGCTGTCTCCGCCGCTGCGCGACATGGACTTGACGGGCCCCGACGGCTCTCTGTGCTCGTTTGCCACAGCTGACGATTTCTATGACGATCCGTGTTTTGACTCCCCGGACTTGCGCTTCTTCGAGGACCTGGACCCGCGCCTCGTGCACGTAGGCGCGCTCCTGAAGCCCGAGGAGCACGCGCACTTCCCCGCGGCCGCGCACCCAACTCCGGGCGCGCGCGAGGATGAGCATGTGCGCGCACCCAGCGGGCACCACCAGGCGGGCCGCTGCCTACTGTGGGCTTGCAAGGCTTGCAAGCGCAAGACCACCAACGCCGACCGCCGCAAGGCCGCCACCATGAGGGAGCGGCGCCGCCTAAGCAAAGTCAACGAGGCCTTCGAAACGCTCAAGCGCTGCACGTCTAGCAATCCGAACCAGCGGCTGCCCAAGGTGGAGATCCTGCGCAACGCCATCCGCTACATCGAGGGCCTGCAGGCGCTGCTGCGCGACCAGGACGCCGCTCCCCCAGGTGCTGCCGCCGCCTTCTACGCGCCCGGCCCCCTGCCCCCGGGTCGTGGTGGCGAGCACTACAGCGGCGACTCGGACGCGTCCAGCCCGCGCTCCAACTGCTCCGACGGCATGGTAAAGCCGGGACCTGGAGCTGGAGGGGAGATAAGGGTGGCTCTGGGGATGTCTGGGTCGCGTTTCTGAGGGCCGGGAATCTCGCCCTGCAGACTTTTGCAGGGGCCCTTTCCGGAGCGGATCCCCCGTGTCCTAGGCAGCTGTCACGGGTGGCTTAGCGCTTTGGGCGCGCGGGGCACAGATACGATCGCCCAGTTGGGGGCGCTTTAGAACGCTGATGCGCCTGTGTGCAGATCTGCTTTTTTTCCAAGTATCTACCTACAGACAACACGATGTGTGCCCCTAGGTGATCGCCTGCGCTCGGGTTGGCTTAGCATGCTGCAGATCTCAGCTCCTGTCCACCTCTACCGCCCAATTCGTGCCTAAGCGGGAAAATTGGGGAGGGGGCGGTTTCTGGGAGTGGCGCTCGGGCCCCGTGTGCAGTCCCGCGGGCTTGACTCGGTCACCCTCGCCCTTTGCAGATGGACTACAGCGGCCCCCCGAGCGGCGCCCGGCGGCGGAACTGCTACGACGGCGCCTACTACCGAGAGGCGCCCTGCGGTGCGTATTCCGGGTTTTGCCGGCTCGCTCCCACTTCCCCCGCCGCGCCCCACCTCACCTTTGAGCTGTCTTGGCTCCTAACTAGGAATCCCCCCACCTcctatacacacatgcacacacctgcacacacacacacagacacacacacacacacaccccaggagatccacatgcacacacacacagacacacacacacacacacacacacacacacacaccctaggAGATGATGCAGCCCGCTCCCCTCCCGCCTTGCCCTCCCGTCGAATCATCGCGGGAGTCTTGCTGGGCTCTCGCGTCCAAAACGTGGTCCGCGGCTCCACCCCTGCTCACTAACTTACCTCTCCCGGTGCAGAACCCAGGAAGAGTGCTGCCGTGTCGAGCCTAGACTGCCTGTCCAGCATCGTGGAGCGCATCTCGACCGAGAGCCCCGCCGCTCCCGCCCTTCTGCTAGTCGACGCGCCGCCTGGGTCGCCCCCGGGCCCGCAAGAGGGAGCCACCCCGAACGAGGGTGAGCgcggcacccccaccccatccccggATGGCACCCCGCAAGGCCCTGCGTGCGCGAACCCTAACCCCATCTACCAGGTGCTCTGAACTGGCGGGCTGCCGCGTGGGAGAGCGCAGCTGCCCACCCGCCCGAGGGATGTTGCCTTTAGGGTCCCTCGCGCCCAAAAGATTGAGCTTAAATGCCAGTCACCTCCCTCCGACACCAACCGCGCTTTAAAAGAGTCTCCTCCCGAGGTGGGAGAGGCGGGAGAACTGGGATGTGTTTCCGGTCTCGCCCAGGGCAAGGACACCATCCATTTTTCCCACGTAGTACCCTTCCCGTGGACCCGCTGTGATGGCCGTTGGGTATTTCTCGGTGGGCCATAGCTGATCTTTAACCGGCCAGGCCCTCCGTCTTCCTCACCCCCTCGGCCCTGAGTCGGTGGATGGGGACACCCGCACAGACCTAAGTCCCGCCCCCGAACTCCCGGGGAGTTTATGGGGGCGTGGCCTTTAGAAGCCCGGGAGCTGTCTTCTTTTCCGCTGCCCACTGGATGCGCTCTGGTCCCAAGTGCAACAGGTGTAACCtaatcccaccccaccctccgCACCCCTCCCGGTTCAGGACCACTTTTTGTAATACTTTTGTAATCTATTCCTGTAAATAAGAGTTGCTTTGCCAGAGCAGGAGCCCCTAGGGTTGTATTTATCTCAGAGGCATGGTGTGCGGTGCAACAGGGACTTTGTACGTTTATACCGCGAGCGG is a window encoding:
- the MYOD1 gene encoding myoblast determination protein 1, with product MELLSPPLRDMDLTGPDGSLCSFATADDFYDDPCFDSPDLRFFEDLDPRLVHVGALLKPEEHAHFPAAAHPTPGAREDEHVRAPSGHHQAGRCLLWACKACKRKTTNADRRKAATMRERRRLSKVNEAFETLKRCTSSNPNQRLPKVEILRNAIRYIEGLQALLRDQDAAPPGAAAAFYAPGPLPPGRGGEHYSGDSDASSPRSNCSDGMMDYSGPPSGARRRNCYDGAYYREAPCEPRKSAAVSSLDCLSSIVERISTESPAAPALLLVDAPPGSPPGPQEGATPNEGERGTPTPSPDGTPQGPACANPNPIYQVL